A section of the Spirosoma pollinicola genome encodes:
- a CDS encoding DUF4403 family protein has translation MAQGFGLVPTILRPLADLIILYNTGQRPENSRHKARALRHQIGVALCLSLFILSCQPSGNKLNPKAPKEVYNTTRMEVQNERFLSTAHVPVSIALGDVERQINAQVNGLIYEDNSLDDNHNDQFMTKVWKRGTILVNAQDSLFHFTVPLRIWVKAGVSLLGFTQYKETEFEIDLRFKTKFDLDKDWSVNTHTEADGYGWVRRPTVSVVGLNIPITNLVGRMIDKNLGSITKTLDQQVRRNIDLRTPVLKVWNTLREPYLISEKYRTYLQVVPKRLLITPLRFEGRVIRATIGIEGFALTTTGDKPDVKPAVSLPDLTVVSQVNDDFRIGLLSEASYQEAAKLAADEFVGKTFSFSENRYTITITDMDMYGQNDNLIIKAGLKGTINGDIYLSGRPYYDADSQTISLRDLKYDLDTRNILQQSASWLLKGTFARTLEKQFTIPIGSQLADMQKLLQERLKNNQVVKGVTINGRIDEIKPDQVYLTPTAMLAVVNARGRIDVKVEGLQ, from the coding sequence ATGGCACAAGGCTTTGGCCTTGTGCCTACTATTCTCCGGCCTCTGGCCGATTTAATAATATTATATAATACCGGCCAGAGGCCGGAGAATAGTAGGCACAAGGCCAGAGCCTTGCGCCATCAAATTGGGGTAGCGCTGTGTCTAAGTCTTTTTATTCTATCTTGCCAGCCATCAGGTAACAAACTGAATCCCAAAGCGCCCAAAGAAGTTTATAACACCACCCGGATGGAAGTTCAGAATGAACGTTTTTTGTCAACGGCTCACGTACCCGTTTCGATTGCATTAGGCGATGTTGAACGACAAATCAATGCGCAGGTAAACGGCCTGATTTATGAGGATAACAGCCTGGACGACAATCATAATGATCAGTTCATGACGAAGGTCTGGAAGCGGGGGACTATCCTCGTAAATGCGCAGGATAGCCTTTTTCATTTCACGGTGCCTTTGCGTATTTGGGTCAAAGCGGGTGTGTCGTTGCTGGGTTTTACGCAGTATAAAGAAACGGAGTTCGAAATAGACCTGCGTTTTAAAACCAAGTTTGATCTCGATAAAGACTGGTCTGTCAACACGCATACCGAGGCTGATGGCTACGGTTGGGTACGTCGGCCAACGGTGAGTGTGGTGGGCCTGAATATCCCCATAACCAACCTTGTTGGACGGATGATCGACAAGAACCTGGGTAGCATAACCAAAACGCTGGACCAGCAGGTGCGCCGGAATATTGACCTTCGAACGCCCGTTCTGAAAGTCTGGAATACATTGCGCGAGCCGTATCTGATCTCTGAGAAATATCGGACCTATTTGCAGGTGGTGCCCAAGCGGTTGCTTATTACGCCCCTCCGTTTTGAGGGACGCGTTATTCGCGCTACAATTGGGATCGAAGGTTTTGCGCTTACAACAACCGGTGATAAACCAGATGTCAAACCCGCTGTGTCGCTTCCTGACCTGACCGTGGTTTCGCAGGTAAACGATGATTTTCGAATTGGTTTGCTGAGTGAGGCCAGCTATCAGGAAGCGGCTAAACTTGCCGCCGACGAGTTTGTCGGGAAAACGTTTTCGTTCAGCGAAAATCGGTATACAATTACCATTACGGACATGGACATGTACGGCCAGAATGACAATCTCATCATTAAGGCTGGCCTTAAAGGCACTATTAACGGCGATATTTATTTGAGCGGTCGACCCTACTACGATGCGGACTCCCAAACCATTTCGTTGAGGGATTTAAAATATGATCTGGACACCCGGAATATTTTGCAGCAGTCGGCCAGTTGGCTCCTGAAAGGCACCTTTGCCCGAACGCTCGAAAAACAGTTTACCATCCCGATTGGCAGTCAACTGGCCGATATGCAAAAACTTTTGCAGGAGCGACTTAAAAATAATCAGGTAGTAAAAGGCGTCACGATCAACGGGCGCATCGACGAAATCAAACCCGATCAGGTTTATTTGACGCCCACCGCCATGCTGGCTGTTGTGAATGCCCGTGGCCGGATTGATGTAAAAGTTGAGGGGTTGCAGTAA
- a CDS encoding Smr/MutS family protein, giving the protein MNIGDKVRLLRAKEQGVVSRFLPGDMIEIEIEDGFRIPVMRSELVPVSPLESERLLKTSTFAPQKTVEPKAPTILSNQGIYLAFLAINDREYTLHLINNTDWDFAYVLGEESAGAGGGVQFRGVHSGLLKPKAQQKMNDLYVHATFEDWPTFVVQGLWFRAGKSTLRAPLVKRFKARATTFFKTKTTLPVLNLPGFLTQLDAEPEQPQPLSPSSNRMPQAQPKRISPEELKAEMFTSRSETESVSIDRPTSVVDLHIETLLPTGTGNRNPAELLKLQLDTFEKTLENAIASGMSDITFIHGLGSGSLRSELHKRLGKHPNVKFFEDAQKQKFGYGATKVTLK; this is encoded by the coding sequence ATGAACATTGGTGATAAAGTCCGGTTGCTCCGGGCAAAAGAACAGGGTGTGGTGTCGCGGTTTTTGCCCGGCGACATGATTGAAATAGAAATTGAAGATGGCTTCCGAATTCCGGTGATGCGTTCGGAACTGGTTCCGGTTTCGCCTTTAGAATCTGAACGATTACTCAAAACCAGCACCTTCGCCCCACAAAAAACGGTAGAGCCCAAAGCGCCGACAATTCTATCCAATCAGGGTATTTACCTGGCATTTCTGGCCATCAACGACCGAGAATACACGCTCCATTTGATTAACAATACCGATTGGGACTTTGCTTATGTACTGGGCGAAGAATCGGCAGGTGCTGGCGGAGGTGTGCAGTTTCGGGGCGTTCACAGTGGGTTGCTGAAGCCAAAGGCACAGCAAAAAATGAATGATTTGTATGTTCATGCCACATTTGAGGACTGGCCAACGTTTGTTGTGCAGGGCCTTTGGTTCAGAGCGGGCAAGTCGACCTTACGTGCTCCATTGGTAAAACGATTCAAAGCACGGGCAACCACGTTTTTCAAAACAAAAACAACGCTGCCAGTGCTAAATCTGCCCGGCTTCCTGACCCAGCTGGATGCCGAACCTGAACAACCGCAGCCATTGAGTCCGAGCAGCAACAGAATGCCGCAGGCGCAGCCGAAACGGATCAGCCCCGAAGAGTTGAAGGCAGAGATGTTCACATCCCGCTCCGAGACGGAAAGTGTATCTATCGACCGGCCCACGTCTGTTGTTGACCTGCACATTGAAACATTACTGCCTACTGGAACGGGCAACCGAAACCCCGCCGAACTGCTTAAACTTCAGCTCGATACATTCGAAAAAACCCTCGAAAATGCCATTGCCAGCGGCATGAGCGATATTACATTTATTCACGGTTTGGGAAGTGGCTCCCTGCGCTCGGAGTTGCACAAACGCCTGGGCAAGCACCCCAATGTTAAATTCTTTGAAGACGCTCAGAAACAGAAGTTTGGTTATGGTGCCACCAAGGTTACGCTTAAATAG
- the eutC gene encoding ethanolamine ammonia-lyase subunit EutC — MNETNNTGIEPDEWEPLRAYTNARIALGKTGVSVPLSESLQFRLAHAHAKDAVYSQLNLDELTTALSITGLPVYCLRSRAVSRDMYLQRPDFGRLLDTPSEEQLRQLNSPPADISIIVADGLSATAIMKNAGAVIPVLVEKIQQAGYSLAPVIVVEQGRVAVKDAIGGILQPRLAIIFIGERPGLSSFDSMGAYITYAPRPGLTDERRNCVSNIREQGLSAELAVDKLMYLIDSAFRLQLTGVALKDNNELGTSNLPKRIADSEAE, encoded by the coding sequence ATGAACGAAACGAATAACACAGGCATAGAACCCGATGAGTGGGAGCCGCTAAGGGCCTATACCAATGCCCGGATCGCCCTGGGGAAAACCGGCGTTTCTGTTCCACTCAGCGAGTCGCTCCAATTCAGGCTGGCTCATGCTCACGCCAAAGATGCGGTGTATTCCCAATTAAATCTGGACGAGCTAACAACGGCTTTATCGATAACGGGTTTGCCCGTTTATTGCCTTCGTAGCCGGGCTGTGAGTCGGGATATGTATTTGCAACGGCCAGACTTTGGCCGTTTACTGGACACCCCATCCGAAGAGCAGCTTCGGCAGTTGAATAGCCCTCCTGCCGATATAAGTATTATCGTTGCCGATGGCCTATCAGCAACGGCCATTATGAAAAATGCCGGGGCGGTTATTCCTGTACTTGTAGAGAAAATCCAGCAGGCCGGGTATTCGCTTGCACCAGTCATTGTGGTGGAGCAGGGGCGGGTGGCGGTTAAAGATGCCATTGGCGGAATTTTGCAACCCCGGTTAGCCATCATCTTTATCGGCGAGCGACCGGGGCTAAGCTCGTTCGATAGCATGGGCGCCTACATCACCTATGCACCCCGACCCGGCTTGACAGACGAGCGTCGGAATTGCGTATCGAATATTCGTGAGCAGGGCCTTTCGGCTGAGTTGGCAGTCGATAAACTAATGTACCTGATCGACTCGGCTTTCCGGCTACAACTGACGGGTGTAGCGCTAAAGGATAATAATGAGCTTGGCACTAGCAACTTACCGAAGCGTATCGCTGATTCTGAAGCTGAATGA
- the eat gene encoding ethanolamine permease, producing the protein MPNESPTLKKALTPVHLWAIGVGLVISGEYFGWNYGWGVAGTVGLLIATLFITLLYFTFIFSFTELTTAIPNAGGPFAYALQAFGPLGALLAGYATLIEFLFATPAIALALGSYVHFLYPAVPVVWCSIGSFVVFTVINLLGIKEAAWFSLIMTIIAIGELLLFIGVVYPYTKIDTFLHNPMPFGWSGVFAALPFAIWLFVCLEGIAMVAEEVKDGKNTIAKGYISAVLTLTFLALTVMVSVGGITNWENLDHLDYPMPEAVAIVLGRQNPLTKFFASVGLFGLIASFHGIIISYSRQIFALARSGYLPHGLAKVSPARKVPVLALMAGATFGILALISLDTSKLVILSTIGAVVVYIISMLSLFRLRQTQPDLPRSFKAPLYPYFPAVALLLAVVTLGAMIYFYSWLSLLFFGGLVVVFGVFFYQDDTSKSSRK; encoded by the coding sequence ATGCCCAACGAATCGCCGACTCTCAAAAAAGCGTTGACACCTGTTCACTTATGGGCCATTGGCGTGGGGCTGGTTATTTCGGGCGAATATTTTGGCTGGAATTACGGCTGGGGCGTTGCCGGAACGGTGGGGTTGCTCATTGCCACCCTCTTCATTACGCTCCTCTACTTTACGTTCATTTTTAGTTTTACAGAACTCACAACGGCCATTCCAAATGCGGGAGGGCCGTTTGCCTATGCCCTGCAAGCCTTTGGGCCATTGGGGGCGTTGCTGGCGGGTTATGCAACTCTGATTGAATTCCTGTTTGCCACCCCGGCCATTGCGCTGGCTCTTGGCAGTTACGTTCACTTTCTATACCCTGCTGTGCCGGTTGTCTGGTGTTCGATTGGTTCGTTCGTTGTGTTTACCGTAATCAATTTGCTGGGTATTAAAGAAGCTGCCTGGTTTTCGCTCATCATGACGATCATCGCCATTGGCGAGTTGCTGCTATTTATTGGTGTCGTATATCCCTACACCAAAATCGACACCTTTTTGCATAACCCGATGCCCTTTGGCTGGTCGGGGGTATTTGCGGCATTGCCCTTTGCCATCTGGCTTTTTGTTTGTCTGGAGGGGATTGCGATGGTGGCCGAAGAGGTGAAAGATGGGAAAAATACCATCGCGAAGGGCTACATTTCGGCCGTATTGACCCTCACGTTTCTGGCCCTCACAGTTATGGTCAGCGTGGGGGGCATAACAAATTGGGAGAATTTGGATCACTTGGATTACCCCATGCCCGAAGCCGTTGCCATTGTGCTTGGCCGACAAAATCCGCTCACCAAATTCTTCGCCAGTGTAGGTCTCTTTGGGTTGATCGCTTCGTTTCACGGCATCATCATTAGCTATTCCCGACAGATTTTTGCCCTGGCCCGAAGTGGCTACCTGCCACACGGTTTGGCGAAGGTAAGCCCCGCCCGAAAGGTGCCGGTTTTGGCGTTGATGGCGGGAGCTACCTTTGGTATTTTAGCCCTTATTTCGCTGGATACGAGTAAACTCGTTATTCTCTCAACTATTGGTGCGGTAGTCGTTTACATCATTAGTATGTTGTCGTTGTTTCGGCTCCGGCAAACGCAGCCCGATTTACCACGTTCATTCAAAGCACCCTTGTACCCTTATTTCCCCGCAGTCGCCTTACTGTTGGCGGTTGTAACGCTGGGGGCAATGATTTACTTTTATAGCTGGCTGAGCCTTCTGTTTTTTGGTGGGTTAGTGGTCGTTTTTGGCGTATTTTTCTATCAGGACGATACAAGCAAATCAAGCAGGAAATAG
- a CDS encoding ethanolamine ammonia-lyase subunit EutB, which translates to MAYPFTIGNFTYRFADLKELLAKASPLRSGDVLAGLVADSYEERVAAQMALADVPLTNFLNETIIPYETDEVTRLIIDSHDKTAFATISHFTVGDLRDWLLSDAASTSLLQQMAPGLTPEMVAAVSKLMRNQDLILVAKKCTVVTRFRNTQGLPGHMSVRLQPNHPTDDAKGIAASIIDGLLYGSGDAMIGINPATDSPAATARLLYMLDGLRERFDMPTQNCVLSHITTTLQLIEQHVPVDLIFQSIAGTEKANASFGVNLALLQEAHDAGLSLNRGTVGNNVMYFETGQGSALSANANHHVDQQTCEVRAYAVARQFNPFLVNSVVGFIGPEYLFDGKQIIRAGLEDHFCGKLMGLPMGMDICYTNHAQADQDDMDTLLTLLGVAGINFIMGIPGADDIMLNYQSTSFHDALYLRRVLGLRPSPEFEAWLLQQGIMDKVGNRLSGSTQKQLFAALLPA; encoded by the coding sequence ATGGCCTATCCGTTCACCATTGGCAACTTCACCTACCGCTTCGCAGACTTGAAAGAGCTGCTGGCTAAAGCAAGTCCACTCCGGTCGGGCGATGTGCTGGCGGGTCTAGTGGCCGATAGTTACGAAGAACGGGTGGCCGCTCAAATGGCGCTTGCCGATGTGCCGTTAACCAATTTTCTTAACGAGACCATAATTCCTTACGAAACAGATGAGGTAACGCGCCTTATTATAGACTCGCATGACAAAACCGCTTTTGCCACTATAAGCCACTTTACGGTGGGCGACCTGCGCGACTGGCTACTGAGCGACGCAGCCAGCACCAGCCTGTTGCAACAAATGGCCCCCGGCCTTACCCCCGAAATGGTGGCCGCTGTGTCTAAGCTGATGCGGAATCAGGATTTAATTCTGGTAGCAAAGAAGTGTACCGTTGTTACCCGGTTCAGAAATACGCAGGGGTTACCCGGCCATATGTCCGTTCGACTGCAACCCAATCACCCCACCGACGACGCAAAGGGAATAGCGGCCAGCATTATTGATGGACTCCTCTACGGCAGTGGCGACGCCATGATTGGGATCAACCCCGCCACCGACAGCCCGGCAGCTACAGCACGCTTGCTCTACATGCTGGATGGTCTGCGCGAACGATTCGATATGCCCACCCAAAACTGCGTGTTAAGCCACATAACAACCACTTTGCAACTGATCGAGCAACACGTACCCGTCGACCTGATTTTCCAATCCATCGCCGGTACCGAAAAAGCGAACGCCAGTTTTGGTGTAAATCTGGCTCTCTTGCAGGAAGCACACGACGCGGGCCTTTCGCTGAATCGGGGCACAGTAGGCAATAACGTGATGTACTTCGAAACGGGGCAGGGGAGTGCGCTATCGGCCAATGCAAATCACCATGTCGATCAGCAAACCTGCGAGGTTCGGGCCTATGCCGTAGCCCGTCAGTTCAATCCCTTTTTGGTGAACTCTGTTGTAGGTTTTATTGGTCCCGAATATCTGTTTGATGGCAAGCAGATCATCCGTGCCGGGCTTGAAGATCATTTTTGTGGCAAACTCATGGGCCTGCCGATGGGCATGGATATCTGCTACACCAACCACGCCCAGGCCGATCAGGACGATATGGATACGCTGTTAACGCTTTTGGGGGTGGCCGGTATCAATTTTATTATGGGCATTCCGGGGGCCGATGATATTATGCTTAACTACCAGTCAACGTCGTTTCATGATGCACTTTACCTGCGCCGGGTACTCGGTTTGCGTCCGTCGCCGGAGTTTGAGGCTTGGCTCCTGCAACAGGGCATTATGGATAAGGTAGGCAACCGTTTGTCGGGCAGTACACAAAAACAACTCTTCGCGGCTTTACTTCCAGCATGA